The Acidobacteriota bacterium genome has a window encoding:
- a CDS encoding tetratricopeptide repeat protein, with amino-acid sequence MRRALAIDEQISGPDHPNVAIRLNNLALLLQATKRLSEAEPLMRHHLEIFLRFTADTGHQHPQLRGAIANYTKLLRQIGYNEERVKAELDKVGRPFGIQPGSYT; translated from the coding sequence ATGCGCCGCGCGCTGGCGATTGACGAGCAGATCTCCGGCCCTGACCATCCCAACGTCGCCATCCGCCTCAACAACCTGGCGCTGTTGCTCCAAGCCACGAAGCGGCTCTCGGAGGCCGAGCCGCTGATGCGGCACCACTTGGAAATATTCCTCCGGTTCACCGCCGACACGGGCCACCAGCATCCGCAGTTGCGCGGCGCCATCGCGAACTACACCAAGCTGCTTCGGCAGATCGGCTACAACGAGGAGCGCGTCAAAGCAGAACTTGACAAGGTGGGTAGGCCGTTCGGCATTCAGCCTGGTAGTTACACATAG
- a CDS encoding retropepsin-like aspartic protease → MVRGEVLAGDDSWEWVEFLVDTGADRTVFSAATLAKLSLQPITAHEGISGLGGGADSVIVETQIRLTRENSGKVVFRGHYAAVTELGSLDIDVLGRDITGFFTVIVDQPGGIICLLGQRHHYTIQHD, encoded by the coding sequence ATGGTTCGTGGCGAGGTCTTGGCTGGCGATGATTCGTGGGAGTGGGTCGAGTTTCTGGTCGACACCGGGGCCGATCGCACCGTGTTCAGCGCGGCAACTCTCGCAAAGCTGAGTCTCCAACCGATAACAGCACACGAAGGCATCAGCGGTTTGGGTGGCGGCGCCGATTCCGTCATCGTTGAAACTCAGATTCGGCTGACCCGCGAGAATTCCGGCAAGGTTGTATTCCGCGGTCACTACGCCGCGGTAACGGAGTTGGGATCGCTGGACATCGACGTATTGGGCCGTGACATCACGGGCTTCTTCACCGTCATTGTTGACCAGCCAGGTGGCATTATCTGCTTGCTGGGTCAACGACACCACTACACGATTCAACACGATTGA
- a CDS encoding NCS1 family nucleobase:cation symporter-1 translates to MASLGTLYTRDFVELDEDVSDSPLWNEDLAPVPILKRNWTTYNYAALWISMAHCIPTYMLASSLIDLGMNWWQALVTILLGNVIVLAPILLNSHPGTKYGIPFPVFARASYGTTGSNLPALMRAIVACGWFGIQAWIGGEAVHTLIRVVWPGWQTLLGDKIGSPALIAGHTPTEYISFLLFWLLNIYIIYRGMDLLRKVENWAAPFVLVMALALMVWVLWKAKGLGAIMHGEDKFGSFGAFWKVFIPSLTGMIGYWSTLSLNMPDFTRFSRSQRDQTIGQTVALPATMVVFAAMGVIITSASAIIFGRTIWDPVQLVGQFTQPVVVAISMFTVVVATLSVNIAANVVSPANDFANAFPRLITFRLGGLITGILGIVMQPWRLLADPSGYVFKWLGGYSGGLGSIAGVLIADYWLIRRKHLALGDLYKTRGIYTYAGGWNWRAVAATLLGCAMAWGGAPILGEGRALIPVMRPLYDYGWFVGFFVSGIVYFALMKAAPVVGGAQQLETVPPDGD, encoded by the coding sequence ATGGCCTCTCTGGGGACTCTTTATACGCGGGACTTCGTCGAGCTCGACGAAGACGTCTCCGATAGCCCGTTGTGGAACGAAGACCTCGCGCCTGTTCCCATTCTGAAGCGCAATTGGACCACCTACAACTACGCCGCATTGTGGATCAGCATGGCTCACTGCATCCCGACTTATATGCTCGCTTCGAGCCTGATAGACCTGGGCATGAACTGGTGGCAAGCGCTCGTGACGATTTTGTTGGGAAACGTAATCGTACTCGCGCCGATATTGTTGAACTCACATCCCGGCACGAAGTACGGCATTCCGTTTCCCGTGTTCGCGCGCGCAAGCTACGGGACGACAGGGTCGAACTTGCCCGCACTCATGCGCGCAATAGTCGCGTGTGGGTGGTTTGGCATTCAGGCGTGGATCGGCGGAGAGGCCGTGCACACGTTGATTCGCGTAGTGTGGCCCGGATGGCAGACGCTGCTCGGCGATAAGATCGGGTCTCCTGCGCTCATCGCGGGGCACACGCCGACTGAATACATCTCGTTTCTGCTCTTTTGGCTGCTCAACATCTACATCATCTATCGCGGCATGGATTTGCTGCGCAAGGTTGAGAACTGGGCCGCGCCGTTCGTGCTGGTTATGGCCCTCGCACTGATGGTCTGGGTGTTGTGGAAAGCCAAGGGCCTCGGCGCGATTATGCACGGCGAAGACAAGTTCGGCAGCTTCGGAGCTTTCTGGAAGGTGTTCATCCCGTCGCTTACCGGCATGATCGGTTATTGGTCCACGCTCTCGCTGAACATGCCTGACTTCACCAGATTCAGCCGAAGCCAGCGCGATCAGACGATAGGGCAAACCGTAGCGCTGCCCGCAACGATGGTAGTCTTTGCCGCAATGGGCGTCATCATCACGTCTGCCTCGGCTATTATCTTCGGAAGGACGATCTGGGACCCGGTGCAGTTAGTTGGTCAATTCACTCAGCCCGTCGTAGTGGCGATCTCGATGTTCACGGTGGTAGTCGCGACGTTATCGGTCAACATCGCTGCCAACGTCGTTTCTCCGGCTAACGATTTTGCAAACGCCTTTCCGCGCTTGATCACGTTTCGATTGGGCGGGCTGATTACCGGCATTCTGGGAATCGTGATGCAGCCGTGGAGATTGCTGGCTGATCCCTCGGGTTATGTTTTTAAATGGCTCGGCGGGTATTCAGGTGGACTAGGCTCGATTGCCGGAGTGTTAATCGCCGATTACTGGTTGATAAGACGCAAGCACCTCGCGCTCGGCGATCTGTACAAGACGCGCGGCATCTACACCTACGCCGGCGGCTGGAATTGGCGAGCGGTAGCGGCCACGCTGCTCGGTTGCGCGATGGCGTGGGGAGGTGCACCGATACTCGGGGAGGGGCGAGCGCTGATTCCGGTGATGAGGCCACTCTATGACTATGGTTGGTTCGTAGGATTTTTCGTGTCGGGCATAGTTTACTTTGCGCTCATGAAAGCCGCGCCTGTTGTGGGCGGCGCCCAGCAGTTGGAGACAGTGCCGCCCGATGGGGACTGA
- a CDS encoding phosphotyrosine protein phosphatase — protein MATKLKVLFVCEANRLRSPTAETVFSGRPQLEVKSAGVGKQATVPVTTELLEWADLIFVMEKRQRNIIHSAFKEIYLRKRIICLYIPDQFELMDPELVQLLEERVTPYLERNPNDKNDESKR, from the coding sequence ATGGCTACAAAGCTGAAGGTGTTGTTTGTTTGCGAAGCGAACCGTTTGCGCAGCCCGACTGCGGAAACGGTCTTCAGCGGCCGTCCTCAACTAGAGGTCAAATCAGCCGGTGTCGGCAAACAGGCTACCGTACCGGTTACAACTGAGCTGCTCGAGTGGGCCGACTTGATCTTCGTCATGGAGAAGCGGCAGCGCAACATCATTCACTCCGCGTTCAAAGAAATCTATCTGCGCAAACGAATCATCTGTTTGTACATTCCCGACCAGTTCGAGCTCATGGATCCGGAGCTGGTTCAACTGCTCGAAGAACGCGTCACACCGTACCTGGAGAGAAATCCCAACGACAAAAATGATGAATCGAAGCGATGA
- a CDS encoding tetratricopeptide repeat protein, whose product MKSAIALTLTLTFFLLLSAPVAFADDQEKAQKKALEQQANDLIREAKGLEKSGQLLDARSRYVSSQAFWETKDAIQGIKHIDEEIHDRVKDALRKAHKLYDQGQFKPAAEALEDALKLGESTAILSYDLALCYQRTGDIATSLAYLDQATSASPDPKRRLKLQQLRSALVTGEQAIAWKDADRGRVDSVNGLVDSIGFETSLDEGPPSLQGGPEKPDASIVPAAVSSDPATSPAKTSRRSSSLCQALKSLGSIPANSPTYSFDLANCAEDNDRPGEASALLTRYLQMSPKAVDSDRVRLRIADLNALAELPEQKGAQVRTLYSSASRSLEERKYDRALVEFQKAASTDPSFAPTQWRLALLYEAMGNVERAQQYFNRFRELESDAAARDAAGLHLETIEIKRDTYDKEVDAAEGILSNLLNRAMNLTFNGMDDRAALYKQRAKATKKLYKKSQHLNRVGGFSIPFAYAKQQLAEAGDHLSTALALFPLGAEANQLMGLVFLQANDGRSAMRCFDAVFAQNLPVSFYGQLRGHKQDHAVKCELGRDRLRLIFLCSYDKKAKPTPPAKPAGEDGLGDLVVDPGSSREQDFESLTLTLAEIRRVETKNGQLLLKLAKEEVTLSPIFMAAVTPTEGPQGRRFGNNYTRLFVRYPGLEDSKLAKEGLTTGEKLKLAYDIANAGMNIATNLNPIGAVSALQSFIKITREIRGTVKSLRVDFAAWEKTFEDQAALQTGSAFRPIPTAPVSLIFLEEFK is encoded by the coding sequence ATGAAATCTGCTATAGCATTAACATTGACGTTGACCTTCTTTCTTTTGCTGTCGGCTCCCGTGGCCTTTGCCGACGATCAGGAAAAGGCTCAGAAGAAGGCTCTCGAGCAGCAAGCAAATGACCTGATCAGGGAGGCTAAGGGCCTGGAGAAATCAGGTCAATTGCTTGATGCCCGCTCCCGCTATGTCAGTTCCCAGGCTTTCTGGGAAACCAAAGACGCCATCCAGGGAATCAAGCACATCGACGAAGAGATTCATGACCGGGTTAAGGACGCACTGCGCAAGGCGCATAAGCTCTACGATCAGGGCCAGTTCAAACCTGCCGCGGAGGCGCTCGAGGATGCATTGAAGCTGGGGGAATCGACCGCGATTCTCTCTTACGATCTGGCTCTTTGCTATCAGCGCACAGGCGACATTGCTACCTCGCTGGCATATCTGGATCAGGCGACTAGCGCAAGCCCGGACCCCAAACGAAGACTCAAACTCCAACAACTGCGAAGCGCCCTTGTTACCGGCGAGCAGGCTATAGCCTGGAAAGATGCCGACCGCGGTCGAGTCGACAGCGTAAACGGCCTTGTCGATAGCATCGGTTTTGAGACTTCGCTCGACGAGGGGCCGCCCTCGCTTCAAGGGGGACCCGAAAAGCCGGATGCCTCCATAGTCCCTGCCGCGGTCAGCAGCGACCCAGCCACGAGTCCCGCCAAGACATCGCGCCGCAGTTCGAGTCTGTGTCAGGCACTGAAGAGCCTGGGCTCTATTCCGGCCAACAGCCCCACCTATAGTTTCGACCTCGCGAACTGCGCCGAAGACAATGATAGACCCGGCGAGGCTTCCGCCCTGCTCACCCGCTATCTCCAGATGTCTCCCAAGGCGGTCGACTCCGACCGCGTCCGGCTGCGGATCGCAGACTTGAATGCCCTGGCCGAACTGCCCGAACAGAAGGGCGCCCAGGTCCGCACCCTTTACTCATCGGCGTCCCGCTCACTCGAAGAGCGCAAGTACGATCGTGCCCTGGTGGAGTTTCAAAAGGCTGCCTCCACGGACCCCAGCTTCGCACCCACCCAGTGGAGATTGGCACTGCTGTATGAAGCCATGGGCAATGTAGAACGGGCGCAACAGTACTTCAATCGGTTTCGTGAACTGGAATCCGACGCGGCCGCCCGAGACGCAGCAGGCCTGCACCTTGAAACCATCGAGATCAAGCGCGACACATACGACAAGGAGGTCGATGCGGCCGAAGGCATCCTCTCGAATTTGCTCAATCGAGCAATGAACCTGACCTTCAACGGAATGGACGACCGCGCCGCTCTTTACAAGCAACGCGCCAAGGCGACCAAGAAGCTCTATAAGAAAAGCCAACACCTGAATCGTGTGGGAGGTTTCTCAATTCCCTTTGCCTATGCCAAGCAACAGTTGGCTGAGGCCGGCGATCATCTGTCTACGGCTCTCGCGCTTTTCCCGCTAGGGGCGGAAGCCAATCAACTAATGGGGCTGGTTTTCCTCCAGGCCAACGATGGGCGTTCAGCTATGCGCTGCTTCGATGCGGTTTTCGCTCAGAATCTGCCGGTCTCGTTTTACGGACAGTTGCGCGGCCACAAGCAGGACCACGCCGTCAAATGCGAGCTCGGGCGCGATCGCTTAAGGCTCATCTTCTTGTGCTCGTACGACAAGAAAGCCAAACCGACTCCGCCCGCAAAACCCGCCGGGGAAGATGGCTTGGGAGACCTGGTGGTTGATCCGGGTTCTTCCAGAGAGCAAGATTTCGAATCCCTCACACTAACACTCGCGGAGATCAGGAGAGTCGAGACCAAAAACGGGCAGCTCTTGTTGAAGCTTGCAAAAGAAGAGGTCACGCTGTCGCCCATCTTTATGGCCGCGGTTACACCCACCGAAGGTCCCCAGGGACGCCGATTTGGCAACAACTACACGCGACTCTTTGTCCGTTATCCGGGTCTGGAGGATTCCAAGCTCGCGAAGGAAGGCCTGACCACCGGCGAGAAACTCAAGCTCGCCTACGACATCGCTAATGCCGGGATGAACATCGCAACCAACCTCAACCCGATCGGCGCGGTCAGCGCATTGCAGAGTTTCATCAAGATCACCCGAGAAATCCGTGGCACCGTAAAATCATTGCGCGTCGACTTCGCTGCATGGGAGAAGACCTTTGAGGACCAGGCGGCCTTGCAAACCGGCAGCGCCTTTAGACCGATTCCGACTGCCCCGGTCAGCTTGATCTTCCTGGAAGAATTCAAATGA
- a CDS encoding toll/interleukin-1 receptor domain-containing protein: protein MPYDLFISYSRRDNEQRRITEFVERIGRDFESFAGRPLRPFFDITDIQGMDDWRHRILQGLRESRLLLAFVSPNYLQSEYCEWEFYEYVKNEVARALVGEGVAPIYFVEVPGWQDKDFDQRSTDWIAELRRRQHFDLRSWYHEGEQALREAEVHERMEKLSQRIAERILRGERFEQSLGNVDAHNAHFIGRTRELRRLQETVALKKIGVLTAVHGVGGMGKTALAIEYAHAFAHEYGGGRWQVRCEGREDLVAAITTLAPALGIEFTDAEKIDTELQWERVLAELRRLADAREPHRCLLILDNVDRPALLEPAQTQRLPGVDWLHVIATTRLGENDLFARHQDRAFVAVDEMPEADALDLIESFQPGERFSRVAEREAAQEIVRLLGCFTLAVETAAVFLGQFAGDVTCVDFLERLKQEGLEGLESAASETSEGVRHGEKRLTATRPSR, encoded by the coding sequence ATGCCATACGACCTCTTCATCTCTTACTCGCGCCGGGACAATGAGCAAAGGCGCATCACCGAGTTCGTCGAACGCATTGGCCGCGACTTCGAGTCGTTTGCCGGCCGTCCGCTCCGTCCGTTCTTCGATATCACTGATATTCAAGGCATGGACGACTGGCGTCACCGCATCCTGCAAGGGCTGCGCGAGTCTCGTCTGTTGCTCGCCTTTGTCTCGCCCAACTACCTCCAGAGCGAGTATTGCGAATGGGAGTTTTATGAGTACGTCAAGAACGAAGTCGCCCGGGCTCTGGTGGGCGAGGGCGTGGCGCCTATCTACTTCGTCGAAGTGCCCGGCTGGCAGGACAAGGACTTCGACCAGCGCTCGACAGATTGGATTGCGGAGTTGCGCCGTCGCCAGCACTTCGATCTGCGCTCGTGGTATCACGAAGGCGAGCAGGCGCTTCGCGAAGCCGAAGTGCACGAGCGTATGGAGAAACTCAGCCAACGGATCGCCGAACGCATCCTGCGCGGCGAACGCTTCGAGCAGAGCCTCGGCAACGTTGACGCGCACAACGCGCACTTCATCGGCCGCACGAGGGAACTTCGCCGCTTGCAGGAAACCGTCGCGTTGAAAAAGATCGGCGTGCTCACTGCGGTGCATGGAGTTGGAGGCATGGGCAAAACCGCGCTCGCCATCGAGTACGCCCACGCATTCGCGCACGAATACGGCGGCGGGCGCTGGCAGGTCCGCTGCGAAGGCCGCGAAGACCTCGTCGCCGCCATCACAACGCTCGCGCCTGCGCTCGGCATCGAGTTTACCGACGCCGAGAAGATAGACACCGAACTCCAGTGGGAGCGAGTGCTGGCCGAGTTGCGCCGCCTGGCCGATGCCCGCGAGCCGCACCGATGCCTGCTCATTCTGGACAACGTCGATCGGCCCGCGCTGCTCGAACCGGCTCAGACGCAGCGCCTGCCCGGCGTCGACTGGCTTCACGTCATCGCCACCACGCGGCTTGGGGAGAACGATCTCTTTGCGCGGCATCAAGATCGCGCGTTTGTTGCCGTGGACGAAATGCCGGAAGCGGATGCACTCGATCTGATCGAGAGCTTCCAGCCGGGCGAAAGGTTTTCGCGCGTCGCCGAACGCGAAGCCGCTCAAGAAATCGTAAGGCTGCTGGGCTGCTTCACGCTCGCAGTCGAGACTGCCGCCGTGTTTCTCGGTCAGTTTGCAGGCGATGTGACGTGCGTAGACTTTCTTGAACGGCTGAAGCAAGAAGGACTGGAAGGACTCGAGAGCGCCGCCAGCGAGACCAGCGAAGGCGTGCGCCACGGAGAGAAGCGCCTGACCGCTACGCGGCCGAGCCGCTGA